A part of Citrifermentans bremense genomic DNA contains:
- the acnA gene encoding aconitate hydratase AcnA, giving the protein MSGKTSNSYNTLSTLTAGGKSYRYHSLQAFQENSGLDISRLPYSLKILLENLLRREDGVVVKREDIEAVARWDAAAEPDKELQFMPARILLQDFTGVPAVADLAAMRSALARLGGSPAKINPMQPADLIIDHSVQVDFYGTTGALWGNSSVEFERNHERYQFLRWGQSAFRNFSVVPPATGICHQVNLEYLSQVAMVAKHGEEEFVFPDTLVGTDSHTTMINGLGVVGWGVGGIEAEAAMLGQPCSMLIPQVVGFRLTGALAPGATATDLVLTVTQMLRKKGVVGKFVEFFGPGAASLNIADRATIGNMAPEYGATIGVFPVDGQTTDYLRLTGRQDIVPLVEAYYQQQRLWLDVNRPEPSYSDILELDLAQVEPSLAGPMRPMDRVNLKEVRGSFRKQLITLRSHDAARVDKETMSRWLGEGGAPVTVAPELMEHPDKSLGALGHCVPVRQPDGTAYNLCHGSVVIAAITSCTNTSNPSVMIGAGLLARNAVRRGLQVRPWVKTSLAPGSKVVTDYLAAAGLTPYLEALRFHLVGYGCTTCIGNSGPLAEHISGAIVKGDLAVAAVLSGNRNFEGRINSHVRANYLASPPLVVAYALAGNVNIDLTRDPIGNDPNGDPVYLKDIWPNEQEVAQLVQSCVHAESFARNYSDVFQGDEQWMALQVPIGELYHWQQGSTYIKEPPFFADLSRDPQPVQDVKEARVLALLGDSITTDHISPAGSIAKDAPAGRYLISLGIPPKDFNSYGARRGNHEVMVRGTFANIRIRNQLVPGVEGGVTRCFVCDDKDGGQMSIFDAAEKYRAAGVPLIVIAGKEYGTGSSRDWAAKGTKLLGVRAVIAESFERIHRSNLVGMGVLPLQFLPGENPATLGLDGTESFDLGGLSELAPGQKLQVNYRNSEGDTGSFTVQARIDTTNELDYYRHGGILPFVLRQFLK; this is encoded by the coding sequence ATGAGCGGCAAGACATCGAACAGCTACAACACTCTGAGCACGCTCACCGCAGGCGGCAAGAGCTACCGCTACCATTCGTTGCAGGCGTTCCAGGAAAATTCGGGGCTGGACATCTCGCGGCTTCCGTATTCCCTGAAGATACTGCTGGAGAACCTCCTGAGGAGGGAGGACGGGGTGGTGGTGAAGAGGGAGGACATCGAGGCCGTGGCCCGCTGGGACGCGGCGGCGGAACCGGACAAGGAACTCCAGTTCATGCCCGCCCGGATACTGCTCCAGGACTTCACCGGGGTGCCGGCGGTGGCCGACCTTGCCGCGATGCGGTCGGCTTTGGCGCGCCTTGGAGGTAGCCCCGCTAAGATCAACCCGATGCAGCCCGCCGACCTGATCATCGATCACTCGGTCCAGGTGGACTTCTACGGCACCACCGGCGCCCTCTGGGGAAACTCCTCCGTCGAGTTCGAGCGCAACCACGAGCGCTACCAGTTCCTGCGCTGGGGGCAGTCGGCCTTCCGGAACTTCAGCGTGGTCCCGCCCGCGACCGGCATCTGCCACCAGGTAAACCTCGAGTACCTCTCGCAGGTGGCCATGGTGGCGAAGCACGGTGAGGAGGAGTTTGTCTTCCCCGACACGCTGGTGGGGACCGATTCCCACACCACCATGATCAACGGTCTCGGCGTCGTCGGCTGGGGAGTGGGTGGTATCGAGGCGGAAGCAGCCATGTTGGGGCAGCCTTGCTCCATGCTCATCCCCCAGGTGGTCGGTTTCCGTTTGACCGGCGCGCTCGCCCCGGGCGCCACGGCGACGGACCTGGTGCTTACCGTGACCCAGATGCTGCGCAAGAAGGGTGTGGTCGGGAAGTTCGTCGAATTCTTCGGTCCAGGCGCCGCCTCCCTCAACATCGCGGACCGGGCCACCATCGGTAACATGGCGCCGGAGTACGGCGCCACCATCGGGGTCTTCCCCGTCGACGGGCAGACGACCGACTACCTGCGCCTGACCGGCAGGCAAGACATCGTTCCGCTGGTGGAGGCGTACTACCAGCAGCAGAGGCTCTGGCTCGATGTGAACCGGCCGGAGCCTTCGTACAGCGACATCCTGGAACTTGACCTGGCCCAGGTCGAGCCCTCTCTTGCCGGGCCGATGCGCCCGATGGACCGGGTCAATCTTAAGGAGGTGCGGGGATCCTTCCGCAAGCAGTTGATCACCCTGAGGTCCCACGACGCCGCGCGTGTCGACAAGGAAACCATGAGCCGGTGGCTCGGCGAGGGGGGCGCGCCGGTGACCGTCGCCCCTGAGCTGATGGAACACCCCGACAAGTCGCTTGGGGCCCTGGGGCACTGCGTCCCGGTGCGCCAGCCAGACGGGACCGCCTACAACCTCTGCCACGGCTCGGTGGTTATCGCCGCCATCACCAGTTGCACAAACACCTCCAACCCCTCGGTCATGATAGGGGCGGGTCTTCTGGCGCGCAACGCGGTACGACGCGGGTTGCAGGTGCGGCCGTGGGTGAAGACGAGCCTCGCCCCCGGCTCCAAGGTGGTCACCGACTACCTGGCCGCTGCTGGGCTCACGCCGTACCTGGAGGCCCTGCGCTTCCACCTGGTCGGCTATGGATGCACCACCTGCATCGGCAACAGCGGGCCTTTGGCCGAGCACATCTCCGGGGCCATCGTCAAGGGGGACCTCGCTGTAGCGGCAGTCCTCTCCGGCAACCGCAACTTCGAGGGGCGCATCAACAGCCACGTGAGAGCAAACTACCTCGCCTCGCCGCCGCTCGTCGTAGCCTATGCGCTGGCCGGCAACGTCAACATCGATCTCACCCGGGACCCCATAGGCAACGACCCCAACGGCGACCCGGTATACCTGAAAGATATCTGGCCCAACGAGCAGGAAGTCGCGCAACTGGTGCAAAGCTGCGTCCATGCCGAATCCTTCGCCCGCAACTACTCCGACGTCTTCCAGGGCGACGAACAGTGGATGGCCCTGCAGGTTCCCATCGGCGAACTGTACCATTGGCAGCAAGGGTCCACCTACATCAAGGAGCCTCCGTTCTTTGCCGACCTCTCCAGGGATCCGCAGCCGGTCCAGGACGTAAAAGAGGCGCGGGTGCTGGCCCTTTTGGGGGATTCCATCACCACAGACCATATCTCGCCGGCAGGTTCCATCGCAAAGGATGCTCCTGCCGGCCGCTACCTCATCTCGCTGGGCATCCCCCCGAAGGATTTCAACTCCTACGGGGCGCGCCGCGGCAACCACGAGGTGATGGTCCGGGGGACCTTCGCCAACATCCGCATCAGGAATCAACTGGTACCGGGTGTGGAAGGAGGGGTAACGAGGTGCTTTGTCTGCGACGACAAGGATGGCGGCCAGATGTCAATCTTCGACGCCGCAGAGAAATACCGTGCGGCAGGCGTCCCGCTGATCGTCATCGCCGGCAAGGAATACGGCACCGGCTCCTCACGCGACTGGGCAGCCAAGGGGACCAAGCTTCTCGGGGTGAGGGCGGTGATCGCCGAGAGCTTCGAGAGGATCCACCGCTCCAACCTCGTCGGGATGGGCGTTCTGCCCCTGCAGTTTCTCCCGGGCGAGAACCCGGCTACCCTCGGGTTGGACGGCACGGAAAGCTTCGACCTGGGAGGGCTGTCAGAACTTGCGCCGGGGCAAAAACTCCAGGTGAATTATCGGAATAGTGAAGGCGACACCGGCTCGTTCACGGTGCAGGCGCGGATCGATACCACGAACGAGCTCGATTACTACCGCCACGGCGGCATCCTCCCCTTCGTGCTCAGGCAATTCCTGAAGTAG
- a CDS encoding FAD-dependent oxidoreductase yields the protein MKTVIIGGVAAGLSAASQAKRQSPESEVVVLERSGDVSYAACGMPYNLFFRDKPVEKLYALSLETIRKERGIDYRLRQEVTAIDPVGKVVSVTDLATGKGYQERYDFLVYATGNSAIRLTAPGFDGSDVFCFKTLDDTRHVKQFIYDKAPKRAVLVGAGYTNLEVADVLTNLKIKPVILEKAPTILPSFCEEARAKVLDKVKERGIELITGVDIAEKAGGEVRSSAGVFPADLVVVAVGTRPNTALFAAAGGVLGTAGAAKVDRYLRTNLDSVFAGGDCAEHYVRQLGANSYFPLGPAANKHGRVIGNNVTNPDHMMEFWGIDQTAVFKFFELSIATTGLNERQLQALGKDYVKVFVDSPTRGEFPGGSTMRVVLFCQKGDGLLLGAQIVGEDVVAKRLDVLATAIYKQMTVFEIAELDLAYSPPYSPVWDPILVAANVAVKKV from the coding sequence ATGAAGACTGTGATCATCGGCGGGGTCGCGGCAGGGTTGTCGGCGGCAAGCCAGGCAAAGCGGCAGTCGCCAGAGTCTGAAGTGGTAGTTCTGGAGAGAAGCGGCGATGTCTCCTATGCCGCCTGCGGCATGCCGTACAACCTTTTCTTCAGGGACAAACCGGTGGAAAAGCTCTACGCCCTGTCGCTTGAGACCATCCGCAAGGAGCGTGGGATAGACTACCGGCTGCGGCAGGAAGTGACCGCCATCGACCCGGTCGGGAAGGTGGTGAGCGTCACCGATCTCGCCACCGGCAAGGGCTACCAGGAGCGCTACGACTTTCTCGTCTATGCCACCGGCAACAGCGCCATCAGGCTCACCGCGCCAGGCTTCGACGGCAGCGACGTTTTCTGCTTCAAGACGCTGGACGACACGAGGCACGTGAAGCAGTTCATCTACGACAAGGCCCCAAAGCGTGCGGTTTTAGTTGGCGCGGGTTATACGAACCTCGAGGTCGCCGACGTCCTCACCAACCTGAAGATCAAGCCGGTCATCCTGGAGAAAGCTCCCACTATCCTCCCCTCCTTCTGTGAGGAGGCGAGGGCGAAGGTGCTGGACAAGGTGAAGGAGAGGGGGATCGAGCTGATCACCGGCGTCGACATCGCCGAGAAGGCGGGTGGCGAGGTCAGGTCCTCCGCGGGCGTTTTCCCCGCCGATCTCGTGGTGGTCGCCGTCGGCACCCGCCCCAACACAGCTCTTTTCGCCGCGGCAGGAGGAGTCCTCGGGACCGCGGGGGCGGCCAAGGTCGACCGCTATCTGCGTACCAACCTCGATTCCGTCTTCGCCGGCGGTGACTGCGCCGAGCACTACGTCCGGCAACTGGGGGCGAACTCCTATTTCCCCTTGGGTCCCGCGGCCAACAAGCACGGGCGCGTCATAGGGAACAACGTCACCAACCCCGACCATATGATGGAGTTCTGGGGGATAGACCAGACGGCCGTCTTCAAGTTCTTCGAGCTGAGCATCGCCACCACCGGCCTCAACGAAAGGCAGCTGCAGGCGCTCGGCAAGGATTACGTCAAGGTATTCGTGGACAGCCCCACCCGCGGGGAATTCCCAGGCGGGAGCACGATGCGCGTCGTGCTTTTCTGCCAGAAGGGGGACGGGCTTCTTCTGGGCGCGCAGATCGTCGGCGAGGACGTGGTGGCCAAGAGGCTCGACGTGCTGGCGACGGCGATCTACAAGCAGATGACCGTGTTCGAGATCGCCGAGCTGGACCTGGCCTACTCGCCTCCCTATTCGCCGGTCTGGGACCCGATCCTCGTCGCCGCAAACGTGGCTGTCAAGAAAGTCTAG
- the rd gene encoding rubredoxin, producing the protein MKKYRCTVCGYIYDPEIGDLDSGIQPGTAFEDIPEDWVCPLCGAEKSMFEEV; encoded by the coding sequence ATGAAGAAATATCGTTGCACCGTGTGCGGTTACATCTACGACCCCGAGATCGGTGACTTGGACAGCGGCATCCAGCCGGGTACCGCCTTTGAAGACATCCCAGAGGACTGGGTCTGCCCCTTGTGCGGCGCAGAGAAGAGCATGTTCGAAGAAGTGTGA
- a CDS encoding MFS transporter, whose product MKRLLGKIDEGLLTSEQRPMLRFLIILTAASTIGLQGYTILFNNFAAEMVHLNGSQVGITQSVREIPGLLTLLVVFVLLFMREHKLAALSVLLLGLGTGITALIPSYGWVIFTTVVMSFGFHYYETTNQSLTLQYFSTAVSPIVFGRLRALAAISSVVAGIMVYCLSSVVQYRGMYLAIGAVVFIAGAWGLCQNPTHAGIVPQRKKMILRRRYSLFYILTLLSGARRQIFVVFSILLLVQVFHFTVREMTILFIVNNIVAYVLNSLIGKAINRFGERFISSCEYAGVIVIFMVYAFSTSKYLVMFMYILDNILYNFEVSIRTYFQKVADPADISSSMSVGFTINHIAAVFLPALGGYFWMLDYRIPFIGGTVLGVISLVAARWMRVPEKAPELEMAGS is encoded by the coding sequence ATGAAGCGTCTACTGGGGAAGATCGACGAGGGGCTGCTCACTTCCGAGCAGCGTCCGATGCTCCGCTTCCTGATCATACTGACTGCGGCTTCGACGATCGGACTGCAGGGGTACACCATTTTGTTCAACAACTTCGCGGCCGAGATGGTGCATCTGAACGGAAGCCAGGTCGGCATCACGCAGTCGGTGCGGGAGATTCCGGGCCTGCTGACCCTGCTGGTGGTCTTCGTGCTCCTCTTCATGCGCGAACACAAGCTGGCCGCACTATCGGTGCTGCTCTTGGGGCTGGGAACGGGTATCACGGCGCTCATCCCCTCCTACGGCTGGGTGATCTTCACCACGGTGGTGATGAGCTTCGGTTTCCACTACTACGAGACCACCAACCAGTCGCTCACCCTGCAGTACTTTTCCACCGCAGTCTCGCCCATAGTCTTCGGCCGCCTTCGGGCGCTGGCCGCCATCTCCAGCGTGGTGGCGGGGATCATGGTTTACTGCCTGAGCTCGGTGGTGCAGTACCGGGGGATGTACCTCGCCATCGGGGCGGTGGTGTTCATAGCAGGCGCCTGGGGGCTTTGCCAGAACCCCACCCACGCGGGAATCGTGCCCCAGCGCAAGAAGATGATCCTTCGGCGCAGATATTCGCTCTTCTACATCCTGACCCTGCTCTCCGGAGCCAGGCGGCAGATATTCGTGGTCTTCTCGATCCTGCTGCTGGTCCAGGTGTTCCATTTCACGGTGCGCGAGATGACTATCCTCTTCATCGTGAACAACATCGTCGCCTATGTCCTCAATTCCCTGATTGGTAAGGCGATCAACCGTTTCGGCGAGCGCTTCATCTCCTCCTGCGAGTACGCCGGAGTCATCGTCATTTTCATGGTCTATGCCTTCAGCACCTCGAAATACCTGGTCATGTTCATGTACATCCTGGACAACATCCTCTACAATTTCGAGGTTTCCATCAGGACCTACTTCCAGAAGGTGGCAGATCCCGCCGACATCTCCTCATCCATGTCGGTCGGGTTCACCATCAATCACATAGCCGCCGTTTTCCTGCCCGCATTGGGCGGCTACTTCTGGATGTTGGATTACAGGATCCCGTTCATCGGCGGCACGGTACTGGGTGTGATTTCCCTGGTCGCGGCACGGTGGATGCGGGTGCCTGAGAAGGCGCCAGAGTTGGAAATGGCAGGTAGTTAG
- a CDS encoding VOC family protein has translation MFKRIDHVEIIPRDFERSIRFYTDILGFAMKQRMAVSAPPLEEIAYLALGDTVLELMRVKDPTLSAAEPWSTGYRMMALEVDDMDRALEYLAQKGIEPTWGPVSLGPSKRAEIHDPDGLPIELRQW, from the coding sequence ATGTTTAAGAGAATTGATCATGTTGAGATCATTCCGCGCGACTTCGAGCGGTCCATCAGATTTTACACCGATATCCTGGGCTTCGCCATGAAACAGCGCATGGCTGTGTCTGCTCCTCCGCTGGAAGAGATAGCATATCTGGCGCTGGGTGACACTGTGCTGGAATTGATGAGAGTGAAGGACCCCACTCTTTCGGCAGCGGAGCCTTGGAGCACGGGGTACCGGATGATGGCGCTGGAGGTAGACGACATGGACCGGGCGCTGGAATACCTGGCCCAAAAAGGAATCGAGCCGACCTGGGGTCCGGTCTCCCTCGGTCCCTCGAAGCGGGCGGAGATCCACGACCCGGACGGGCTCCCGATCGAACTCAGACAATGGTGA
- a CDS encoding pyridoxamine 5'-phosphate oxidase family protein: MIPEKMKEVMKHEGVVAIVTQGEDGPHLVNTWNSYLALDADERLLIPAGYMHVTEKNVTRNPKVLLTLGSREVQGTHGPGTGFLVEGNARFITDGPVVEATKSTFPWARGVLEITITNVTQTL; this comes from the coding sequence ATGATCCCTGAAAAGATGAAAGAAGTGATGAAACATGAAGGGGTGGTCGCCATTGTGACCCAAGGCGAAGACGGGCCCCACCTGGTCAATACCTGGAACAGCTACCTGGCGCTGGACGCCGACGAAAGGCTGCTCATTCCCGCGGGGTACATGCACGTGACCGAGAAGAACGTGACCCGCAACCCGAAGGTCCTTTTGACCCTGGGGAGCCGCGAGGTGCAGGGGACGCACGGCCCCGGAACCGGGTTCCTGGTCGAGGGAAATGCCCGTTTCATAACCGACGGCCCGGTTGTCGAGGCCACCAAGAGCACCTTCCCCTGGGCCAGGGGAGTGCTGGAGATAACCATTACCAACGTGACGCAGACGCTGTAA
- a CDS encoding c-type cytochrome, which produces MKKLVVVSVSVLSLALMAAPGFCAAKKAEKIDAKAKFDQHCVACHPKGGNIIRPDKTLSKKSLEAHGVKSEKDIVAKMRNPGPGMTKFDAKAVPDAEANAIAKYIMATFK; this is translated from the coding sequence ATGAAGAAGTTGGTTGTTGTCTCTGTATCTGTATTGTCCCTGGCCTTGATGGCCGCTCCTGGATTCTGTGCGGCGAAGAAAGCCGAGAAGATCGATGCCAAGGCGAAATTCGACCAGCATTGCGTCGCCTGCCATCCGAAGGGGGGCAACATCATCAGGCCGGACAAGACGCTCAGCAAGAAGTCTCTGGAGGCCCATGGCGTCAAGAGCGAGAAGGACATCGTCGCCAAGATGCGCAACCCCGGCCCCGGCATGACCAAGTTCGACGCCAAGGCTGTGCCCGATGCAGAGGCCAACGCCATAGCGAAATACATCATGGCTACCTTCAAGTAG
- a CDS encoding phenylacetate--CoA ligase family protein: protein MSIWDPDYECMPREEMEQLQLERLQATLNRVYKNVTCYRNKFKELGIVPEDVRSLADLSKLPFTTKEDLRLNYPYGMFAVPLREVVRIHSSSGTTGKPTVVGYTKQDVKVWSNLVARFMTAAGVNHDDVVQIAFGYGLFTGAFGLHYGSEMIGASVIPMGAGNTEKQIMIMQDYRTTALVSTPSYAVTIAERMEKMGIDPKSLCLKVGLFGGEPWSEAMRREIESRLGISATDNYGLSEVIGPGVAGECECKCGMHISEDAFLAEIIDPETGETLPPGSVGELVLTSLTKEAFPMVRYRTRDITSLDYTKCDCGRTTVRMKKTMGRSDDMLIIKGVNVYPSQIEDVLFAVEGCQPHYQLVVDRKGALDTLEIRIEVTENIFFDEMKLQKAFLDNVERRIDSVLGVGAVVKLVEPNSIPRAEGKASRVIDNRKI, encoded by the coding sequence ATGTCAATTTGGGATCCGGATTACGAATGCATGCCGCGCGAGGAGATGGAGCAGCTCCAGTTGGAGCGCCTCCAGGCGACCCTCAACCGCGTGTACAAGAACGTCACCTGCTACCGGAACAAGTTCAAGGAACTGGGAATAGTCCCCGAGGATGTCAGATCCCTCGCCGACCTCTCGAAACTTCCCTTCACCACCAAGGAGGACCTGCGCCTCAACTACCCCTACGGCATGTTCGCGGTGCCGCTTAGGGAGGTGGTGCGCATTCACTCCTCCAGCGGCACCACCGGCAAGCCCACGGTCGTCGGCTACACCAAGCAGGACGTGAAGGTCTGGTCAAACCTCGTGGCGCGCTTCATGACCGCCGCTGGCGTGAACCACGACGACGTGGTGCAGATAGCCTTCGGCTACGGTCTCTTCACCGGCGCCTTCGGCCTGCATTACGGCTCCGAGATGATCGGCGCCTCCGTCATCCCGATGGGTGCCGGTAACACCGAGAAGCAGATCATGATCATGCAGGATTACCGCACTACCGCTCTCGTCTCGACGCCGAGCTACGCGGTCACCATAGCCGAGCGCATGGAGAAGATGGGTATCGACCCGAAGAGCCTCTGCCTCAAGGTGGGGCTTTTCGGCGGCGAGCCCTGGTCCGAGGCGATGCGGCGCGAGATCGAGTCGAGGCTCGGCATCTCCGCCACCGACAACTACGGGCTCTCCGAGGTTATCGGACCGGGTGTCGCCGGCGAATGCGAGTGCAAGTGCGGCATGCACATCTCCGAGGACGCTTTCCTCGCCGAGATCATCGACCCGGAAACGGGCGAGACGCTGCCGCCGGGTAGCGTCGGCGAACTGGTGCTCACCTCGCTCACCAAGGAAGCGTTCCCGATGGTGCGCTACCGCACCCGCGACATCACCTCGCTCGACTACACGAAATGCGACTGCGGCAGGACCACGGTGCGCATGAAGAAGACCATGGGGCGCTCCGACGACATGCTGATCATCAAGGGGGTGAACGTCTATCCCTCGCAGATCGAGGACGTCCTTTTCGCCGTCGAAGGATGCCAGCCGCACTACCAGCTTGTGGTCGACCGCAAGGGGGCTCTGGATACCCTGGAGATCAGGATCGAGGTTACCGAGAACATCTTCTTCGACGAGATGAAGCTTCAGAAGGCTTTCCTCGACAACGTCGAACGCCGCATTGACTCGGTGCTCGGGGTAGGCGCCGTAGTGAAACTGGTCGAGCCGAACAGCATCCCGAGGGCCGAAGGCAAAGCCTCCAGGGTCATTGACAACAGAAAAATCTAG
- a CDS encoding ABC transporter ATP-binding protein, whose translation MLKIKNINAYYGKVHALKNVSLHLNRGEIVTLIGANGAGKTTLLNTLSAIIPTASGEMMLEGKNIAGLAADRVVSLGLSQVPEGRQVFNPLTVEENLELGAYLRYRMGGQRQEIAEDLERMFLMFPRLKERRRQAAGTLSGGEQQMLAIGRALMARPKLLLLDEPSMGLAPLVVQDIFRVIQTLREEEGTSILLVEQNARAALKVADRGYVLETGKVILSGKASELLENKDVQRAYLGRDKKEIWER comes from the coding sequence ATGCTCAAGATCAAGAACATAAACGCCTACTACGGGAAGGTCCACGCGCTTAAGAACGTGTCGCTGCACTTAAACCGCGGCGAGATCGTCACCCTCATCGGCGCCAACGGTGCCGGCAAGACCACGCTTCTCAACACCCTATCCGCCATCATCCCGACGGCGAGCGGCGAGATGATGCTGGAAGGAAAGAACATAGCCGGGCTTGCAGCCGACCGCGTGGTGTCGCTGGGGCTTTCGCAGGTGCCCGAGGGGCGGCAGGTCTTTAACCCGCTCACCGTAGAGGAGAACCTGGAGTTGGGCGCCTACCTCCGCTACCGGATGGGGGGGCAGCGCCAGGAGATCGCCGAGGACCTGGAGCGCATGTTCCTGATGTTCCCGCGCCTCAAGGAGCGCAGGCGGCAGGCGGCGGGCACCCTTTCCGGCGGGGAGCAGCAGATGCTCGCCATAGGCCGGGCGCTAATGGCGCGCCCGAAGCTGCTCCTTCTGGACGAGCCCTCCATGGGGCTCGCGCCGCTGGTGGTGCAGGACATCTTCAGGGTGATCCAGACGTTGAGGGAAGAAGAGGGGACCTCCATCCTGCTGGTGGAGCAGAACGCCCGCGCCGCCCTCAAGGTAGCCGACCGCGGCTACGTGCTGGAGACCGGCAAGGTGATCCTCTCAGGGAAGGCCAGCGAACTTCTGGAAAACAAGGATGTGCAGCGCGCCTACCTGGGTCGCGACAAGAAGGAAATTTGGGAACGGTGA
- a CDS encoding ABC transporter ATP-binding protein, translating to MLNLNGIGKRFGGLTALEGISFNVGKGSITGIIGPNGAGKTTLFNIATGIYPPSCGAVLLEGKDISKLPPEGRAHLGLVRTFQNIELFGKMTVLENVMVGLHTQSSSGMFACAFRMPWQMGEEKRIRARAYELLEFVGIPELAGVEAGTLPFGKGRLLEIARAMALEPKLLLMDEPAAGLNSSETAELADLIKKIRDLGITVALVEHDMDLVMDICDQLVVLNLGTMLAEGTPREIQDNQAVITAYLGEE from the coding sequence ATGCTTAACCTGAACGGCATAGGGAAGAGGTTCGGCGGGCTTACCGCGCTGGAGGGGATCTCGTTCAACGTCGGCAAGGGGTCCATCACCGGGATCATCGGCCCCAACGGCGCCGGCAAGACCACGCTTTTCAACATAGCGACAGGCATCTATCCGCCGTCCTGCGGCGCGGTGCTCCTGGAGGGAAAAGACATCTCGAAGCTCCCACCCGAGGGGCGCGCCCACCTGGGTCTGGTCCGCACCTTCCAGAACATCGAACTCTTCGGCAAGATGACGGTGCTGGAGAACGTCATGGTCGGCCTGCACACCCAGAGCAGCTCCGGGATGTTCGCCTGTGCCTTCAGGATGCCGTGGCAGATGGGGGAGGAGAAGCGGATTCGCGCCCGGGCCTATGAGCTGCTCGAATTCGTCGGCATCCCGGAACTTGCCGGTGTCGAGGCAGGAACCCTTCCCTTCGGCAAGGGAAGGCTCCTGGAGATCGCCCGCGCCATGGCGCTCGAGCCGAAGCTCCTCCTGATGGACGAGCCGGCGGCGGGGCTCAACAGCAGCGAGACGGCGGAGCTTGCCGACCTGATCAAGAAGATCCGCGACCTGGGTATCACCGTGGCGCTCGTTGAGCACGACATGGACCTGGTTATGGACATCTGCGACCAGCTCGTGGTCCTGAACCTCGGCACCATGCTAGCCGAGGGGACCCCGAGGGAGATCCAGGACAACCAGGCGGTGATCACCGCGTACCTGGGCGAGGAATAG
- a CDS encoding branched-chain amino acid ABC transporter permease, translated as MKSDKIKFFIFCLVVLLAPLPLSGSYLTNVLVFVGVNSMLALGLNLLLGFAGQISLGQAAFFGLGAYGSGVLTSTYAFNPWLAMVAVALAVAAFAFAIGFPVLRLKGHYLAMATLGVGVIANIAFNETVDLTGGPSGLSGIPNLAIGSFTFDTDLKNYYLVWGFALVMILLALNLVNSRFGRGLRAIHDSEVAARVMGVNARLMKVQVFTLSAFISAIAGSLYCHVMTFISPTSFSYHTSVELLTMIVIGGLGSVYGSILGALLLTMLPEILRTFQDYDIIVYGSLLIVMTIYMPGGLVKGVPALFRRLTPKKAKEGANA; from the coding sequence TTGAAATCGGACAAAATCAAATTTTTCATTTTCTGCCTGGTGGTGCTCCTCGCCCCATTGCCGCTTTCCGGAAGCTACCTGACCAACGTCCTCGTCTTCGTCGGGGTCAACAGCATGCTCGCGCTGGGGCTCAACCTGCTCCTTGGCTTCGCCGGGCAGATCTCGCTCGGGCAGGCGGCTTTCTTCGGCCTTGGGGCCTACGGCTCCGGGGTGCTCACCTCGACCTACGCTTTCAACCCCTGGCTCGCCATGGTCGCCGTTGCGCTCGCGGTCGCTGCCTTTGCCTTCGCCATCGGTTTCCCGGTATTGCGCCTCAAGGGGCACTACCTCGCCATGGCCACCCTCGGCGTCGGCGTCATCGCCAATATCGCCTTCAACGAGACCGTGGATCTCACCGGCGGCCCCTCCGGCCTTTCCGGCATCCCGAACCTCGCCATCGGCTCCTTTACCTTCGACACGGACCTGAAGAACTACTACCTGGTCTGGGGCTTCGCGCTGGTCATGATCCTGCTTGCGCTGAACCTGGTGAACTCCCGTTTCGGCCGCGGGTTGCGCGCCATCCACGATTCGGAGGTGGCAGCGCGGGTGATGGGTGTGAACGCGAGGCTGATGAAGGTGCAGGTTTTCACCCTTTCCGCCTTCATCTCCGCCATCGCCGGGAGCCTCTACTGCCACGTGATGACCTTCATCTCGCCCACCTCGTTCAGTTACCATACCTCGGTGGAGCTTTTGACCATGATCGTCATAGGCGGGCTGGGGAGCGTCTACGGATCCATCCTGGGCGCGCTGCTTCTGACCATGCTGCCCGAGATACTTCGGACCTTCCAGGATTACGACATCATCGTCTACGGCTCCCTGCTCATCGTCATGACCATCTACATGCCGGGCGGGTTGGTCAAGGGCGTGCCCGCTCTTTTCAGGCGCCTCACCCCGAAGAAGGCGAAGGAGGGGGCGAATGCTTAA